In a single window of the Cupriavidus basilensis genome:
- a CDS encoding acyl-CoA dehydrogenase family protein, which translates to MLLTPEHEALRATIKRFIAEQINPHVDAWEEAEIFPAHEVFRKMGDLGLLGLSKPEEDGGMGLDYSYSAVLAETLSDINCGGVPMAIGVQTDMATPALAHHGSAALRREFLAPAIRGEYVACLGVSEVGSGSDVASIKTTARRDGDDYIINGGKMWTTNGTQADFCCVLANTSDGAPHRNKTLIVVPMKTRGVSVAKKIRKIGMDSSDTAQLYFDDVRVPQRYRIGEEGMGFTYQMEQFQVERLWGALSSASRCAKAIDLTIDYTRERKAFGRSILDNQWVHYTLAELQTEVEALHALCWRAVEMMVRGEDATRLATMAKLKAGRLSREVADRCLQFWGGMGYVLESPISRIFRDGRLTSIGGGADEVMMQILCKFMGTFPQSK; encoded by the coding sequence ATGCTACTGACACCCGAACACGAGGCGCTGCGCGCCACCATCAAGCGCTTTATCGCCGAGCAGATCAATCCGCACGTGGACGCCTGGGAGGAGGCCGAGATCTTCCCCGCGCATGAGGTCTTTCGCAAGATGGGCGATCTGGGCCTGCTGGGCCTGTCCAAGCCGGAAGAGGATGGCGGCATGGGGCTCGATTACTCCTACAGCGCGGTGCTGGCGGAGACGCTGTCCGACATCAACTGCGGCGGCGTGCCCATGGCCATCGGGGTGCAGACCGACATGGCTACCCCGGCCCTGGCCCACCACGGCAGCGCGGCGCTGCGCCGCGAATTCCTGGCGCCCGCGATCCGCGGCGAATATGTAGCCTGCCTGGGCGTCTCGGAGGTGGGCAGCGGCTCCGACGTGGCCTCGATCAAGACTACCGCAAGGCGCGACGGCGACGACTACATCATCAACGGCGGCAAGATGTGGACCACCAATGGTACCCAGGCCGACTTCTGCTGCGTGCTGGCCAATACGTCGGACGGCGCGCCGCACCGCAACAAGACGCTCATCGTGGTGCCAATGAAGACCCGCGGCGTTTCGGTGGCCAAGAAGATCCGCAAGATCGGCATGGACTCGTCCGATACCGCGCAGCTGTACTTCGACGACGTGCGGGTGCCGCAACGCTACCGCATCGGCGAGGAAGGCATGGGCTTTACCTACCAGATGGAGCAGTTCCAGGTAGAGCGCCTGTGGGGCGCGCTCAGCTCCGCCAGCCGATGCGCCAAGGCGATCGACCTCACCATCGACTACACCCGCGAGCGCAAGGCATTTGGCCGCTCCATCCTGGACAACCAGTGGGTGCACTACACCTTGGCCGAGCTGCAGACCGAGGTGGAAGCGCTGCACGCATTGTGCTGGCGCGCCGTGGAGATGATGGTGCGCGGCGAGGATGCCACCCGCCTGGCCACCATGGCCAAGCTCAAGGCCGGCCGGCTGTCGCGCGAGGTGGCGGACCGCTGCCTGCAGTTCTGGGGCGGCATGGGCTACGTGCTGGAGAGCCCGATCTCGCGCATTTTCCGGGACGGGCGGCTCACCTCCATCGGCGGCGGCGCCGACGAGGTCATGATGCAGATCCTGTGCAAGTTCATGGGCACCTTCCCCCAGTCGAAGTAA
- a CDS encoding acyl-CoA carboxylase subunit beta — MANIESRLSAGSEAFQANRAGMLALLERIRAFEQRAASLSAASRERFEKRGQLLPRDRLALLLDPGAPFIELSSLAGLGLDNPDLDKSVPGGGLIAGIGFVSGLRCMISASDSGINAGALQPKGLDKQLRVQEIALENKLPYVQLVESAGANLMTYKVEDFVRGGNLFRNLARLSAAGLPVVTVTHGSSTAGGAYQTGLSDYIIMVRGRSRAFLAGPPLLMAATGEVATEEELGGAVMHTSVSGLGDYLAEDDRDALRIAREILGKIDWHRDQPAAAPRSYKPPRFDAEELLGVMPMDHKRPVDMKEVIARIADDSDFLEFGENYGGATVCGHVKIEGWPLGIITNNGPIDPAGATKATHFIQACCQSRTPILYLNNTTGFMVGRSYEEAGIIKHGSKMIQAVSNATVPQITIYCGASFGAGNYGMCGRGFHPRFCFSWPNAKTAVMGGEQAARTMAIVTEAAMKRKGGQADADQLEALQKGIVERFDRQMSVFVTSAHVLDDGVIDPRNTRAVLANVLAVCREGDARTPQAMQFGVARP, encoded by the coding sequence ATGGCAAATATCGAATCCAGACTCTCCGCCGGCAGTGAAGCATTCCAGGCCAACCGCGCCGGCATGCTGGCACTGCTGGAGCGTATCCGCGCCTTCGAGCAGCGCGCCGCCAGTTTGTCCGCCGCCTCGCGCGAGCGCTTCGAGAAGCGCGGGCAGTTGCTGCCGCGCGACCGGCTGGCATTGCTGCTGGACCCGGGCGCACCGTTTATCGAGTTATCGTCGCTAGCCGGGCTGGGGCTGGACAACCCCGACCTGGACAAGAGCGTGCCCGGCGGCGGCCTGATCGCGGGCATCGGCTTTGTGTCGGGCCTGCGCTGCATGATCAGCGCCTCGGACTCGGGCATCAACGCCGGTGCCCTGCAACCCAAGGGGCTGGACAAGCAGCTGCGGGTGCAGGAGATCGCGCTCGAGAACAAGCTGCCCTATGTGCAGCTGGTGGAGAGTGCCGGCGCTAACCTGATGACCTACAAGGTCGAGGATTTCGTGCGGGGCGGCAACCTGTTCCGCAACCTGGCGCGCCTGTCGGCTGCCGGGCTGCCGGTGGTGACGGTGACGCATGGCTCGTCCACGGCGGGCGGGGCTTACCAGACCGGCTTGTCGGACTACATCATCATGGTGCGCGGCCGCTCGCGCGCCTTCCTGGCAGGCCCGCCGCTGTTGATGGCCGCGACGGGCGAAGTGGCCACCGAGGAGGAGCTCGGTGGCGCCGTGATGCATACCTCGGTCTCCGGCCTGGGCGACTACCTGGCCGAGGACGACCGCGATGCGCTGCGCATCGCCCGCGAGATCCTGGGCAAGATCGACTGGCACCGCGACCAGCCCGCCGCTGCGCCGCGCAGCTACAAGCCGCCGCGCTTTGATGCCGAGGAGCTGCTCGGCGTGATGCCGATGGACCATAAGCGGCCGGTCGACATGAAGGAGGTGATCGCGCGCATTGCCGACGACTCCGACTTCCTGGAGTTCGGCGAGAACTACGGCGGCGCCACCGTATGCGGCCATGTCAAGATCGAGGGCTGGCCGCTGGGCATCATCACCAACAACGGCCCGATCGATCCGGCCGGCGCGACCAAGGCCACGCACTTTATCCAGGCCTGCTGCCAGTCGCGCACGCCCATCCTCTACCTGAACAACACCACCGGCTTCATGGTGGGCCGCAGCTATGAGGAAGCCGGCATCATCAAGCACGGCTCCAAGATGATCCAGGCGGTGAGCAACGCCACCGTGCCGCAGATCACGATCTATTGCGGCGCGTCGTTCGGCGCGGGCAACTACGGCATGTGCGGGCGCGGCTTCCACCCGCGTTTCTGCTTCTCCTGGCCCAATGCCAAGACCGCGGTGATGGGCGGCGAGCAGGCCGCGCGCACCATGGCCATCGTGACCGAGGCCGCCATGAAGCGCAAAGGCGGGCAAGCCGATGCCGACCAGCTGGAAGCCCTGCAAAAAGGCATCGTCGAGCGCTTTGACCGCCAGATGAGCGTGTTTGTCACCAGCGCCCACGTGCTGGACGACGGCGTGATCGACCCGCGCAATACGCGCGCGGTGCTGGCCAATGTGCTGGCGGTCTGCCGCGAGGGCGATGCCAGGACGCCGCAAGCCATGCAATTCGGGGTTGCGCGGCCCTGA
- a CDS encoding TIGR03084 family metal-binding protein, producing MKATCQDLLDEYRELAALCATLTPAQWRAPSAFYDWSAWDEIAHLCYFDQTALQAATDPQAFLRDAQALNALMAGGGHISAVARDTYGHLDGPALLAYWQPLYEQLVRTLAALDPKARLPWYGPPMSARSFATARLMETWAHGQDIWDTAGRARAPTARLKHIAHIGATTYGWTFVNRGEPVPGPAPYIALSAPDGSEWAWNEPQQDNYVRGSAEDFCLLVTQRRHLDDTRLQYSAGPARQWLAQAQCFAGPPATGPAAGTRVLRTASAG from the coding sequence ATGAAAGCAACCTGCCAGGACCTGCTGGACGAATACCGCGAGCTGGCCGCCCTTTGCGCCACGCTCACCCCCGCGCAATGGCGCGCGCCAAGCGCCTTCTATGACTGGAGCGCCTGGGACGAGATCGCCCACCTGTGCTACTTCGACCAGACCGCGCTGCAGGCTGCCACCGACCCGCAAGCCTTCCTGCGCGACGCGCAAGCGCTCAATGCGCTGATGGCGGGAGGCGGGCATATCAGCGCCGTGGCGCGCGATACCTACGGCCACCTGGACGGCCCTGCCTTGCTGGCGTACTGGCAGCCACTGTACGAGCAACTGGTGCGCACGCTGGCCGCGCTCGACCCCAAGGCCCGCCTGCCCTGGTACGGCCCACCCATGAGCGCCCGCAGCTTTGCCACCGCGCGGCTGATGGAGACCTGGGCCCATGGCCAGGACATCTGGGATACGGCAGGCCGGGCCCGCGCGCCCACCGCCCGCCTCAAGCACATCGCCCATATCGGCGCCACCACCTACGGCTGGACCTTCGTCAACCGCGGTGAGCCGGTGCCGGGGCCCGCGCCTTATATCGCGCTGAGCGCGCCCGATGGCAGCGAGTGGGCCTGGAACGAGCCGCAGCAGGACAACTACGTGCGCGGCAGCGCGGAAGATTTCTGCCTGCTGGTCACGCAGCGCCGGCATCTGGACGATACCCGCCTGCAATACAGCGCCGGGCCGGCCCGCCAATGGCTGGCGCAAGCCCAGTGCTTCGCCGGGCCGCCCGCTACCGGGCCGGCTGCCGGCACGCGCGTGTTGCGCACGGCTTCGGCAGGGTGA
- a CDS encoding acetyl-CoA carboxylase biotin carboxylase subunit, whose product MKQPTPFQKILIANRGEIALRVMRSATALGYRTVAVYSSADAGARHVQEAGQAVYIGEAQPAQSYLRIDAIIEAARRCGADAVHPGYGFLAENAAFARACREAGLVFIGPSAESIVAMGNKAGAKRLMMAADVPCIPGYQGEDQDEARLCAEAERIGFPVMIKATAGGGGRGMRLVPHARAFAELLRSARSEAQGAFGDPEVILERAVVEPRHIEIQILADRYGNAIHLGERDCSVQRRHQKLIEEAPSPAVSPELRARMGATAVAAVKAIGYEGAGTLEFLLDRDGNYYFMEMNTRLQVEHPVTEAITGLDLVALQLRIAAGEPLPLKQEDVRFSGHAIEVRLCAEDADQGFMPQSGKIALWQAPPALRVEHALGSGAAIPPYYDSMIAKLISYGGTRDEARRKLSQGLEDLVALGVTTNQVFLGRCLAHPAFAAGEATTAFIGQHQDALLQPDAAVRQRAAALAALLLYETSPEREPGAPAASLAPTLPIGLRYRVNGAEHQASLAFGGGNRFAVAMGEARFAFETIALSAHSVRFSCDGLVESATFHRDASTLLLHYQGTPLRIEDHTRAAAARAGEAAGDGKLRASMNGRVVNVMVAAGDQVEAGQPMVTLEAMKMEHIHVAPAAGRVGAVHVQVGDQAAAMRVIAEIEFEAPPAEPAKAAA is encoded by the coding sequence ATGAAGCAGCCCACGCCATTCCAGAAGATCCTGATCGCCAACCGGGGCGAAATCGCCTTGCGCGTGATGCGCAGCGCCACCGCGCTGGGCTACCGCACGGTGGCGGTCTACTCCAGCGCCGACGCCGGCGCGCGCCATGTCCAGGAAGCCGGCCAGGCGGTGTATATCGGCGAGGCGCAGCCGGCGCAGTCCTACCTGCGCATCGACGCCATCATCGAGGCAGCGCGGCGTTGCGGTGCCGATGCCGTGCATCCCGGCTACGGCTTCCTGGCGGAGAATGCCGCTTTTGCCCGCGCCTGCCGCGAGGCGGGGCTGGTATTCATCGGCCCGTCGGCCGAGTCCATCGTTGCCATGGGCAACAAGGCCGGCGCCAAGCGGCTGATGATGGCCGCGGACGTGCCCTGCATCCCGGGCTACCAGGGCGAGGACCAGGATGAGGCGCGCCTGTGCGCCGAGGCCGAGCGCATCGGCTTTCCGGTCATGATCAAGGCCACGGCAGGCGGGGGCGGGCGGGGCATGCGGCTGGTGCCGCACGCGCGGGCCTTTGCCGAGCTGCTGCGCAGCGCGCGCTCGGAAGCGCAGGGCGCCTTCGGCGATCCCGAGGTGATCCTGGAGCGGGCCGTGGTGGAGCCGCGCCATATCGAGATCCAGATCCTGGCGGACCGCTATGGCAACGCCATCCACCTGGGCGAGCGCGATTGCTCGGTGCAGCGGCGCCACCAGAAGCTGATCGAGGAAGCGCCATCGCCCGCGGTGAGCCCCGAGCTGCGGGCCCGCATGGGCGCCACCGCCGTGGCCGCCGTCAAGGCGATCGGCTACGAAGGCGCGGGCACGCTGGAGTTCCTGCTCGACCGCGACGGCAACTATTACTTCATGGAGATGAACACCCGGCTGCAGGTGGAGCACCCCGTGACCGAGGCCATCACCGGCCTGGACCTGGTGGCGCTGCAACTGCGGATTGCCGCAGGCGAGCCGTTGCCGCTCAAGCAGGAAGACGTGCGCTTTTCCGGCCACGCCATCGAAGTGCGGCTGTGCGCCGAAGACGCCGATCAAGGCTTTATGCCGCAAAGCGGCAAGATTGCGCTGTGGCAGGCCCCGCCCGCCTTGCGCGTGGAGCATGCGCTGGGCAGTGGCGCGGCGATCCCGCCGTACTACGACTCCATGATTGCCAAGCTCATCAGCTACGGCGGGACACGCGACGAAGCGCGGCGCAAGCTGTCGCAAGGCCTGGAGGACCTGGTGGCGCTTGGCGTGACCACCAACCAGGTGTTTCTTGGCCGCTGCCTTGCCCATCCTGCCTTTGCCGCCGGAGAGGCCACCACCGCCTTCATCGGCCAGCACCAGGACGCGCTGCTGCAACCCGATGCGGCAGTACGCCAGCGCGCCGCCGCGCTGGCGGCGCTGCTCCTGTATGAAACCTCGCCGGAGCGAGAGCCGGGCGCGCCAGCCGCGAGCCTGGCCCCCACGCTGCCCATCGGCCTGCGCTACCGGGTCAACGGGGCGGAGCATCAGGCCAGCCTGGCATTTGGTGGTGGCAATCGCTTCGCGGTTGCCATGGGCGAGGCGCGCTTTGCCTTCGAGACCATCGCGCTAAGCGCGCATTCGGTACGTTTCAGCTGCGATGGCCTGGTCGAGAGCGCCACCTTCCATCGCGACGCCAGCACGCTGCTGCTGCACTACCAGGGCACGCCGTTGCGCATCGAGGACCACACCCGGGCCGCTGCCGCCAGGGCTGGCGAGGCTGCCGGGGACGGCAAGCTGCGCGCCTCGATGAATGGCCGCGTGGTCAACGTGATGGTGGCCGCCGGCGACCAGGTCGAGGCGGGCCAGC
- a CDS encoding AraC family transcriptional regulator: MWIDPDRVLYVGLLGAPSVRSIGAMLLYVALDAPFRLSVADGEWETAEIAFVPPYVAHRIASDSRSLCGFLIEPETVDMSRLPLPLRGPGGALAAPRMAQHARDLIAQLRGMRRPELGAGLLDALLLGEPLAPRALDPRIAAAVRQIKAEPGGRSAASDHARDANLSFSRFLHLFKEEVGTPFRTFRTWKRARSLLHYVTQEANLAEVALDTGYPDSTHFSHSIRRVYGLKPRDIFAGSRKLALHGLPPMTAYRPA; encoded by the coding sequence ATGTGGATCGACCCCGACCGCGTACTCTACGTTGGCCTGCTGGGCGCGCCGTCGGTGCGCTCCATCGGTGCCATGCTGCTTTATGTGGCGCTGGACGCGCCGTTTCGCCTGAGCGTGGCGGATGGCGAGTGGGAAACTGCCGAGATCGCCTTCGTGCCGCCCTACGTCGCGCACCGCATCGCTTCCGACAGCCGCAGCCTGTGCGGCTTCCTGATCGAGCCCGAGACCGTCGATATGTCCCGCTTGCCCCTGCCGCTGCGCGGTCCGGGCGGCGCGCTGGCGGCCCCGCGCATGGCGCAGCATGCGCGCGACCTGATCGCCCAGCTGCGCGGCATGCGGCGGCCAGAGCTGGGCGCCGGGCTGCTCGATGCGCTGTTGCTGGGCGAGCCGCTGGCGCCGCGCGCGCTCGATCCGCGCATCGCCGCGGCGGTGCGCCAGATCAAGGCCGAGCCGGGCGGGCGCAGCGCCGCCAGCGACCATGCGCGCGACGCCAACTTGTCGTTTTCCCGCTTCCTGCACCTGTTCAAGGAGGAGGTCGGCACGCCGTTCCGCACGTTCCGCACCTGGAAGCGCGCCCGCAGCCTGCTGCACTACGTCACCCAGGAGGCCAACCTGGCCGAGGTCGCGCTGGATACCGGCTATCCGGATTCCACGCACTTCAGCCACTCCATCCGCCGCGTGTACGGGCTCAAGCCGCGCGACATCTTCGCCGGCTCGCGCAAGCTCGCGCTACATGGCCTGCCGCCAATGACTGCCTATCGCCCCGCGTAG
- a CDS encoding acyclic terpene utilization AtuA family protein, whose amino-acid sequence MNKQSRQGKENVRIGGASGFWGDSAIGPVQLVDKGDIDYLVFDYLAELTMSLLAAARLKNPEAGYALDFVTGALRSVLKPAMEKGIRIVSNAGGVNPRACAAAVRKLAEELGVTVRVAVVDGDDLLPQLDALREAGTRDMQSGAAMPARILTANAYLGAVPIRAALDAGADIVITGRCVDSAVTLGVLMHEFNWSPTDYDLLAAGSLAGHIIECGCQATGGLHTDWEQVPDWANIGYPVVTCRADGTFLVGKPPGTGGLVSPATVGEQMLYEIGDPAAYLLPDVICDFTGVTLRQAGPDLVEVQGAKGRPPTASYKVSATYADGYRCSAQLTIVGFDAVRKARRSGEAFLARTRGMLARAGQPDFTETRLDVLGTAAAFGPHVPQPALFEAVMWLAVTHPDKRALEMFAREIAPAGTSWSPGTTGVGGRPSVSMAVKQFPFLVPKTRVQPAVWLDEQPVPLPATLASASDTPTGAVPAAEPARASTPCAAATEPAADWVDVPLIRLAYGRSGDKGDFSNIGIIARDAAYLPLIAAQLTEAAVAAFLAHNVKGRVTRYFLPGIGAFNFLCEQALGGGGMASLRNDPLGKGMGQVLLAMPVRVPPALARALGA is encoded by the coding sequence ATGAACAAGCAAAGTCGGCAGGGCAAGGAAAACGTGCGGATAGGCGGCGCCTCCGGTTTCTGGGGCGACAGCGCCATCGGCCCGGTCCAGCTGGTGGACAAGGGCGACATCGACTACCTGGTGTTCGACTACCTGGCTGAGCTCACCATGTCGCTGCTGGCGGCGGCACGGCTGAAGAACCCGGAAGCCGGCTACGCGCTGGATTTTGTCACCGGGGCCCTGCGCTCGGTGCTTAAGCCAGCCATGGAAAAGGGCATTCGCATCGTGAGCAATGCCGGCGGCGTGAATCCGCGGGCCTGCGCGGCGGCGGTGCGCAAGCTGGCCGAGGAGCTCGGCGTGACGGTGCGGGTGGCGGTGGTCGATGGCGACGACCTGTTGCCGCAGCTCGACGCGCTGCGCGAGGCAGGCACGCGCGACATGCAAAGCGGCGCCGCGATGCCGGCCCGCATCCTGACGGCCAACGCCTACCTGGGCGCCGTGCCGATCCGGGCCGCGCTGGATGCCGGCGCGGATATCGTGATCACCGGGCGCTGCGTGGATAGCGCGGTGACGCTGGGCGTGCTGATGCACGAGTTCAACTGGAGCCCCACCGACTACGACCTGCTCGCCGCGGGCAGCCTGGCGGGGCACATCATCGAGTGCGGCTGCCAGGCCACCGGCGGCCTGCATACCGACTGGGAGCAGGTGCCAGACTGGGCCAATATCGGCTACCCGGTGGTGACCTGCCGGGCGGATGGCACCTTCCTGGTCGGCAAGCCGCCAGGCACCGGCGGGCTGGTCAGCCCCGCCACCGTCGGCGAGCAGATGCTGTACGAGATAGGCGATCCAGCGGCCTACCTGCTGCCTGACGTGATCTGCGATTTCACGGGCGTCACGCTGCGCCAGGCCGGACCGGACCTGGTGGAAGTCCAGGGCGCCAAGGGCCGCCCGCCGACCGCCAGCTACAAGGTCTCGGCCACCTATGCCGACGGCTACCGCTGCTCGGCGCAACTGACCATTGTGGGCTTCGATGCCGTGCGCAAGGCACGCCGCAGCGGCGAAGCCTTCCTGGCGCGCACCCGCGGCATGCTGGCACGGGCCGGGCAGCCGGATTTCACCGAGACCCGGCTGGACGTGCTGGGCACCGCCGCGGCCTTTGGCCCGCATGTGCCGCAACCGGCCTTGTTCGAGGCGGTGATGTGGCTGGCGGTGACGCATCCGGACAAGCGCGCGCTGGAAATGTTCGCGCGCGAGATCGCGCCGGCAGGCACTTCATGGTCGCCCGGGACCACCGGGGTAGGCGGGCGGCCATCGGTCAGCATGGCCGTCAAGCAGTTTCCCTTCCTGGTGCCAAAAACGCGGGTCCAGCCCGCCGTGTGGCTTGACGAGCAGCCGGTGCCGCTGCCCGCGACCTTGGCCAGCGCAAGCGATACGCCAACCGGCGCGGTGCCGGCGGCCGAGCCAGCCCGCGCATCAACGCCTTGCGCGGCGGCCACAGAGCCCGCCGCAGACTGGGTCGATGTGCCGCTGATCCGGCTGGCGTACGGGCGTAGCGGCGACAAGGGCGACTTCTCCAATATCGGCATCATCGCGCGCGACGCCGCCTACCTGCCGCTGATCGCAGCGCAGCTGACGGAGGCCGCCGTGGCCGCGTTCCTTGCGCACAACGTCAAGGGCAGGGTGACGCGTTACTTCCTGCCCGGCATCGGCGCCTTCAACTTCCTGTGCGAGCAGGCGCTGGGCGGCGGCGGCATGGCGTCGCTGCGCAACGATCCGCTGGGCAAAGGGATGGGCCAGGTCCTGCTGGCCATGCCGGTGCGGGTGCCACCGGCGCTGGCGCGGGCACTGGGCGCCTGA
- a CDS encoding phosphatidylglycerol lysyltransferase domain-containing protein produces MNGTAAPVQAVHGEPLVPALAAGIDAALRQLSADAGETCLSEHAFANLYLFRQAHAYRYVGGGYPHISGVTYDGARHVLPLFALETAPVDVLRALLREHACFYPLSTAQVARLDPAIFTWTASRADADYLYPAANFTAYRGTTLAKKRNLMKQLLATHAVTARAYHPGLADQALAVHEGWMQAKHKAHGEADDTPCGEALQHADRLGLEGFLYEIAGQPVGFVLAQEIRPTVFAMRFAKGLADCKGIYQYMFHHFCTAYPRPVAWLNFEQDMGLDNFRQTKLSYAPSALLPKFRVQLRVD; encoded by the coding sequence GTGAACGGCACCGCAGCGCCCGTTCAGGCCGTGCACGGCGAGCCGCTGGTGCCGGCGCTTGCCGCCGGGATCGACGCAGCGCTGCGCCAGCTCAGCGCTGACGCTGGCGAAACCTGCCTCTCCGAGCACGCCTTCGCCAACCTGTACCTGTTCCGGCAAGCGCACGCCTACCGCTATGTCGGCGGCGGCTATCCGCATATCAGCGGCGTGACCTATGACGGCGCGCGCCACGTGCTGCCGCTGTTCGCGCTGGAAACCGCGCCGGTTGACGTGCTGCGGGCGCTGCTGCGCGAGCACGCCTGCTTCTATCCGCTGTCCACGGCCCAGGTCGCGCGGCTCGACCCCGCCATCTTCACCTGGACGGCATCGCGCGCCGACGCCGACTACCTCTATCCCGCCGCCAACTTCACCGCCTATCGCGGCACGACGCTCGCCAAGAAGCGCAACCTGATGAAGCAACTGCTGGCCACGCATGCCGTCACCGCGCGCGCCTATCACCCGGGGCTGGCGGACCAGGCCCTGGCCGTGCATGAAGGCTGGATGCAAGCCAAGCACAAGGCGCACGGCGAAGCCGACGACACCCCCTGCGGTGAGGCCCTCCAGCACGCCGATCGCCTTGGCCTGGAAGGCTTCCTGTACGAGATAGCAGGGCAGCCCGTGGGTTTCGTGCTGGCGCAGGAGATCCGCCCAACGGTCTTCGCCATGCGCTTCGCCAAAGGCCTGGCGGACTGCAAGGGCATCTACCAGTACATGTTCCACCACTTCTGCACGGCGTACCCACGCCCGGTAGCGTGGCTGAATTTCGAACAGGACATGGGCCTGGACAACTTCCGTCAGACCAAGCTCTCCTATGCGCCGAGCGCGTTGCTGCCGAAGTTCAGGGTGCAATTGCGGGTGGATTGA
- a CDS encoding fatty acid--CoA ligase: MSHVLTLGDTLSWPARYLPRKTALVAGMGPSRRTWTYAELDAQVNRHAHALLSIGVGHGDVVAAFLYNTPAFVFSMLAAARVGAIFNPINYRLAAQELAFILEDGKASALLFEQEGCAVVEKAAQLAPGTTRWIYADPEPAPAFATHHLATLAAGQPHDAPGIAVIENDPCILMYTSGTTGRPKGVLHTHRSKLAHNAMMHQAMTLSREDVGLSIAPLNHTAELHTSFLPRLQLGATQVLQRRFDAGEAWQLVEAEKVTHFFAAPTMVGMMLNHPDAHTRDVSSLRLVEYGGASMAPHLIREWDRVVGAGLVQVYGTTEMGPCMSVLYPHEQLSRAGSAGLPSLNHDLVVAVLREDDAPTDPAQPCAPGEVGEILVRGPCMMAGYLNRPDANARALAHGWYHTGDLGSLDEDGYLWVRDRIDYMINSGAENVYPREVEDALIEHAAVLEVAVIGEADATWGQVVGAYVVVKPGAQATAALLDGFLVDGDRLAAYKRPRRYHFVDALPKTTSGKIQKHLLRAS, from the coding sequence TTGAGCCACGTCCTTACCCTGGGCGACACCCTTTCCTGGCCCGCGCGCTACCTGCCACGCAAGACCGCGCTGGTCGCCGGCATGGGGCCGAGCCGCCGCACCTGGACCTATGCCGAGCTGGATGCGCAGGTGAACCGCCACGCTCATGCGCTGCTGTCGATCGGCGTAGGCCATGGCGATGTGGTGGCGGCCTTCCTCTACAACACGCCAGCGTTTGTTTTCAGCATGCTGGCGGCGGCCCGGGTGGGCGCGATCTTCAATCCGATCAACTACCGGCTGGCTGCCCAGGAGCTGGCCTTTATCCTGGAGGATGGCAAGGCCAGCGCCCTGTTGTTCGAGCAGGAAGGCTGCGCCGTGGTGGAAAAAGCCGCCCAGCTGGCCCCGGGCACGACACGCTGGATCTACGCGGACCCCGAGCCGGCACCGGCCTTTGCCACGCACCACCTGGCCACGCTGGCCGCGGGCCAGCCGCATGACGCGCCAGGCATCGCCGTGATTGAGAACGATCCCTGCATCCTGATGTACACCAGCGGCACCACCGGCCGCCCCAAGGGCGTGCTGCACACGCACCGCAGCAAGCTCGCGCACAACGCGATGATGCATCAGGCCATGACACTCTCGCGCGAGGACGTGGGCTTGTCGATTGCGCCGCTGAACCACACGGCGGAGCTGCACACCAGCTTCCTGCCGCGCCTGCAGCTGGGCGCCACGCAGGTGCTGCAGCGGCGCTTCGATGCCGGCGAGGCCTGGCAACTGGTCGAGGCCGAGAAAGTCACGCACTTCTTCGCCGCGCCAACCATGGTCGGCATGATGCTCAATCACCCGGACGCCCACACGCGCGATGTGTCGTCGCTGCGGCTGGTGGAGTACGGCGGCGCATCGATGGCGCCGCACCTGATCCGCGAGTGGGACCGCGTGGTTGGCGCCGGCCTGGTGCAGGTGTATGGCACCACCGAGATGGGGCCCTGCATGTCCGTGCTGTACCCGCATGAGCAGCTCAGCCGCGCCGGCTCGGCCGGCTTGCCCTCGCTCAATCACGACCTGGTGGTTGCGGTGCTGCGCGAGGACGACGCCCCAACCGATCCGGCCCAGCCTTGCGCCCCGGGCGAAGTCGGCGAGATCCTGGTGCGCGGCCCGTGCATGATGGCCGGCTACCTGAACCGCCCGGATGCCAATGCGCGCGCCCTGGCCCACGGCTGGTACCACACCGGCGACCTCGGCAGCCTGGACGAGGACGGCTACCTGTGGGTGCGCGATCGCATCGACTACATGATCAATTCGGGCGCCGAGAATGTGTATCCTCGGGAAGTCGAGGATGCGCTGATCGAGCACGCTGCCGTGCTGGAAGTGGCGGTCATCGGCGAGGCGGATGCTACCTGGGGACAGGTTGTCGGCGCTTATGTGGTGGTCAAGCCCGGGGCACAAGCTACCGCGGCATTGCTCGATGGCTTCCTGGTGGATGGCGACCGGCTGGCGGCCTACAAGCGGCCGCGCCGGTATCATTTCGTCGATGCGCTGCCGAAGACCACGAGCGGGAAAATCCAGAAGCACTTGCTGCGGGCGAGCTAA